A segment of the Phoenix dactylifera cultivar Barhee BC4 chromosome 15, palm_55x_up_171113_PBpolish2nd_filt_p, whole genome shotgun sequence genome:
CGATGATTAAAGCACTGAAATGTTGTGGGCAAGCTATAGGGAAAAATAGGAAAACAAGAACACGAATCAAGAGATACATTCATATTTGACTGTAAGCTCGCAACGTATGCCAAAGAAAACATCTAAAGCACAAGAATCTCTGAATATGtgcgaaaaaaataaaatgatatatCATTTGCCTAGAGGAAAATGTTCCTTACAGGAAAATTCTTTTTCCCAATGACACAACCTAAGCAGCAACTGCTCAGATGAATTCCTTGGCTCCAACCATGACTTAGCAGCAACTTTTGTGGTCAGAAACCATCCAGCCTTATCTGGTGCCTCATGAAATGGGACATTCAATTCTCCCAACTGTGACTCGAACATAGATGCCAACTCTTTCTCTGAATATTTATGCTTCCCATGCCCCGTATGAATACCCAGTAGTGGAGGCAACCCCTTCCCATTCTCTAAGGCCTTGGACAAATCGTTCATCCAGACACTGAAAGCAGTCAAAGCTGCTCCAGGTGAGAGACTCTTCAAGTGTAAAGACCACTGCGTGGGAGATTTCGATTGAAGATCTGTATATATCTCAAGATGAAGTGCCATATCCAGGAGCACACAAGCTTTTTTGGATTGATTGCGGTTTACATGGAGATGTATCAAACAATTACAATATGCCTTCTTCACTTCATTACTAACGTTGCTAAAGAGCTCTTCAGCTTCCTGTTTGACTGCCCCATTTCCAGCTCCTTCATCCACTAGCAGATTCACTAAGGAGCCCAACTTGACATTAGCTCTCTCTATACAATCAATCACTTAATTCTTCTGTTGGGGTCTGGGTCAGCACATTCAGAAGACAACAACAGAACCAGTCATCCGGAGTTATGCCCAATTTCAATAGCTTGTCAAAAGTTTCTCGCAACATCACCAGTCTGTCTAGCTTTCCCATAACACTGGATGATTGAAGCAATCACAAAGATATCTGGCTGATATGCAGTTTCCACCATCTCAAGTAACAAGCCTTCTACCTCCAAAACATTTCTGCTACAAGAGTATGCAGTAATTAAAGCTGAATAGCTCCAGCTATCAGGCTTACATTCATCAGGCAATCCCTTCATCTCTGCAAAAATCTTGGCCGCTTCATCAACACATTCACGCCAAGCACCCTCATTTCCTCATACACATTAAGTGCACCATCGAAATTCCCCGAATTACAGTTCTGATTACCGTCGCGAATGTAACCTTTCCTTGCAGGCACGATCATAGAGACAGAAAGCCTTCTCGATCTTGCCCGGCCGGCCATAAGCATCGATCATCGCCAAGTAGGTGATATCATCAGGGGTGCATTCGAACTCAGGCATCTTCTCGAACCAGTCCACCGCTTTCTCCGGCAAATTAAAGAACCTGGCGCAGCTAATAACGGTCAAAAATGTCACGTTGTCCCGCTTAACCCTCCTCTGCATCATCTCCTTCCACAGGGCCTCTAGCCCATCCCAATTTTCACTTTCTCAATGCTTTGAGCGTCACATTATACAAAATCACCTCTTTGTTGTTCCTGATGTTGTTCTGGAACCACCTAGGCCGACGACGGCGTTGCCGGAGTTGAGGACGGTAATGGCGTCCTGCTCGGTGGCCCGGTCGCCGTGGGCGAAGAGGACGGCGGCGATGGGGTCGGAGGAGTCGAGGGAGGCGGCGAAACGGGAGTAGCGGGAGTCGGAGGAGTGGTGGCGGAGGCGGGCGGCACCTGGGCTGTTGGGTTTGATCCaaactgagtttttgaatggtgGTCTGGGCTTCCGGCTCTCAGGGATTGGGCTTCTGGAGATCAAGGGTCAAGAGGTCTCGAGGGAGACATTAGGTGGCGTTCGATGCACCGGATAGGTTCGCCGAGATGATCTTGGGTTATCCTAGGTAATATGGTCCTTAATGATCTAAGATCATCTTATCGGTATGCTataatgattaaaaaaatttggatcAAAGAGTAACTTATTTGGTGTTTCataaaaatccaaaattactggccatataataccaaaaccattcctaatatattctataaaaatatatttattattcatataaaatatattataataaaatattaaaatatttattaatatactaattattaatatatttcataaaaatatatttattagtcctataaattattagtcctataaaaatatattaattgctattattgaattaatatttttatttatacttataaaatactattttaatattaatatttattttgatttggAAGATAACgcaaatagaagtaatatattaaataattttattatataaagtGCAATAATACATttttactataatttaaaattaccaTTGGATAGtaatatgataatataatatagtataatatattataaatataatataaataataatattatcatattatataatatatgatattgatataatatattaatgatatattgatatacaatttttttttctgctgGACTAAGGAGCATTTTTGTCCTTAAATTTCAGCTCAAGATTACTGCCTTGGGGTGATCTTGAATATCCGATCTTAAGGATATGTATCCCATCACTGAGTTGGGCAGTGATTTAATAAGTAAAGGTGATTTAGGATCACTGCCATGTAGAATCACTATGGAGCAACCAAATGCAGTGATCTCATCATCTTCATCTATGTTACCTTTGACTTTAGGATAATTACCTTATATCAAACACCCCTTTGAGCGTATGGAGGAGGGGTTtggagggaggggaggggagaggagaggggagaggagaAGGGGCAGGGAGGTTTGATGGCGTTTCTCTTccacaaagagagaaaggaagaggagaaggaaagggATTGTTGGGAGTTGTGGGGGAAGAAGTGGTTGTGGTGGGATTGGGAGGAAAGGGTAGAAAAGAGTTGGCAGCTAAtttccttgcttctcctccTTTGGCAAGAGATTTAGACGTGAGCTAAAGATGAATATTTTATCGAAAAAGGTCTAGTAGTTATTTCCAGAAAGAAGATCTAAAGATCTTGCCCTTTGGGTACTTAGTTGTATAACAGAACAATACTGCTTTCCGAGTTGAGAGCTACATGGGAAGGATTGGTCTATTTCAGTCTGATCCTACATGCCAATATAATATGAAACAACTGGACTCCAAAACAG
Coding sequences within it:
- the LOC103704295 gene encoding LOW QUALITY PROTEIN: pentatricopeptide repeat-containing protein ATP4 homolog, chloroplastic (The sequence of the model RefSeq protein was modified relative to this genomic sequence to represent the inferred CDS: inserted 7 bases in 4 codons; deleted 3 bases in 2 codons; substituted 1 base at 1 genomic stop codon), whose translation is MRSPIPESRKPRPPFKNSVWIKPNSPGAARLRHHSSDSRYSRFAASLDSSDPIAAVLFAHGDRATEQDAITVLNSGNAVVXPRWFQNNIRNNKEVILYNVTLKALRKXENWDGLEALWKEMMQRRVKRDNVTFLTVISCARFFNLPEKAVDWFEKMPEFECTPDDITYLAMIDAYGRPGKIEKAFCLYDRACKERLHSRRXSELXNSGNFDGALNVYEEMRVLRECVDEAAKIFAEMKGLPDECKPDSWSYSALITAYSCSRNVLEVEGLLLEMVETAYQPDIFVIASIIQCYGKARQTGDVARTFDKLLKLGITPDDWFCCCLLNVLTQTPTEELXVIDCIERANVKLGSLVNLLVDEGAGNGAVKQEAEELFSNVSNEVKKAYCNCLIHLHVNRNQSKKACVLLDMALHLEIYTDLQSKSPTQWSLHLKSLSPGAALTAFSVWMNDLSKALENGKGLPPLLGIHTGHGKHKYSEKELASMFESQLGELNVPFHEAPDKAGWFLTTKVAAKSWLEPRNSSEQLLLRLCHWEKEFSCKEHFPLGK